In a genomic window of Thermodesulfobacteriota bacterium:
- the ccsA gene encoding cytochrome c biogenesis protein CcsA codes for MDFYWIPVLCYFVATLFYMGYLFMNQKSGLRIGFYIVVLGTVFQAASLGILFVRGIPIAGGLDTTLYLFALFITIAFIGSQLKFNAPIIGTFVSPLAFIMTLPHVILPKGMIEHDPSLTNPWVLVHIVLILLGEALFTVAFISGVLYIFEERKIKSKHVGSFLRKLPSLTTLDRINHICLLSGFPLLTLGLALGLLLAKEIWGEYWVWGQKETWSMVTWLLYAILLHGRLSSGWKGKKAAFGAVLGFGIILFTLFVIGYISPGQHDFLEY; via the coding sequence ATGGACTTTTACTGGATTCCTGTTCTCTGCTACTTCGTGGCCACCTTATTTTACATGGGCTACCTTTTCATGAACCAGAAAAGCGGGCTCAGGATAGGGTTCTACATAGTAGTCCTCGGGACCGTATTTCAGGCGGCGAGCCTCGGCATATTATTCGTGAGGGGCATCCCCATAGCCGGCGGGCTCGACACCACGCTTTACCTCTTCGCCCTTTTCATCACCATAGCGTTCATAGGATCGCAGCTTAAGTTCAACGCCCCCATAATCGGGACCTTCGTCTCGCCCCTGGCTTTTATCATGACGCTGCCGCACGTTATACTGCCCAAGGGGATGATAGAGCACGACCCCTCGCTCACGAACCCGTGGGTGCTCGTGCATATAGTGCTTATACTCCTGGGAGAGGCGCTCTTCACGGTGGCTTTCATATCGGGGGTGCTGTACATATTCGAGGAGAGGAAGATTAAATCGAAGCACGTGGGCAGCTTCCTCCGGAAACTGCCGTCGCTCACCACGCTAGACAGGATAAATCACATATGCCTTCTTTCCGGATTTCCGCTGCTGACGCTCGGGCTTGCGCTGGGGCTCCTTTTGGCAAAGGAGATATGGGGAGAGTACTGGGTGTGGGGGCAGAAGGAGACCTGGTCGATGGTGACCTGGCTCCTTTACGCGATACTCCTTCACGGCAGGCTGTCTTCGGGCTGGAAAGGGAAGAAGGCGGCCTTCGGCGCCGTCCTCGGCTTCGGGATAATCCTGTTCACGCTATTCGTAATCGGCTATATATCGCCGGGCCAGCACGATTTCCTGGAGTATTAG
- the prfA gene encoding peptide chain release factor 1: MLKRLEEVEQKYLEIERNLNSPDISPTEIHKYSKELSDLDEIVETYRSYKKTLETIEENRALLKDRDLGELAREELEELEGELARLENELRTLLLPKDPNDAKNVFLEIRAGTGGDEAALFAADLFRMYSKYAEARRWKVEVISISETGIGGIKEVVAAIEGKNVYSRMKYESGVHRVQRVPSTETSGRIHTSTATVAILAEPDEVEVDIDEKELKIDTYRASGPGGQHVNKTDSAIRITHLPTGIVVQCQDERSQHKNRAHAMRMLRAKLYEMEEEKRRNEIASARKSLVGTGDRSEKIRTYNYRDGRITDHRIGLTLYKIEAILNGELDELVDALTAYYQTEILKQAAYS, encoded by the coding sequence ATGCTCAAGCGGCTCGAGGAAGTCGAGCAAAAGTACCTCGAAATAGAGCGAAATTTAAACAGTCCCGACATCAGTCCGACGGAAATTCATAAGTATTCCAAGGAACTTTCGGACCTCGACGAGATAGTCGAGACGTACAGGAGCTATAAGAAAACGCTCGAAACAATAGAGGAGAACAGGGCCCTTCTGAAGGACAGGGACCTCGGGGAGCTTGCGCGCGAGGAGCTCGAGGAGCTGGAGGGAGAGCTGGCCCGGCTCGAAAACGAGCTCAGGACACTGCTCTTGCCGAAGGACCCTAACGACGCAAAAAACGTCTTCCTCGAAATAAGGGCCGGCACCGGCGGCGACGAGGCGGCCCTGTTCGCGGCGGACCTCTTCAGGATGTACTCGAAGTATGCCGAGGCCAGAAGGTGGAAGGTCGAGGTGATAAGCATAAGCGAGACGGGCATAGGCGGGATAAAGGAAGTGGTGGCCGCGATAGAGGGGAAGAACGTCTACAGCCGCATGAAGTACGAGAGCGGCGTGCACAGGGTGCAGAGGGTGCCGTCCACGGAGACCAGCGGGCGGATCCATACGTCCACCGCCACGGTCGCGATCCTTGCCGAGCCGGACGAGGTAGAGGTGGACATAGACGAGAAGGAGCTCAAGATCGACACCTACAGGGCGTCCGGGCCGGGCGGGCAGCACGTGAACAAGACCGACTCGGCGATAAGGATAACGCACCTCCCGACGGGAATAGTCGTACAGTGCCAGGACGAGAGGTCTCAGCACAAGAACAGGGCCCACGCGATGAGGATGCTCCGGGCGAAGCTCTACGAGATGGAAGAGGAGAAGCGGAGGAACGAGATAGCCAGCGCGAGAAAGAGCCTCGTCGGTACGGGGGACAGGAGCGAGAAGATACGGACCTATAACTACAGGGACGGCAGGATAACGGACCACAGGATCGGGCTTACCTTATATAAGATAGAGGCTATACTGAACGGGGAGCTCGACGAGCTGGTCGATGCCCTGACGGCCTATTACCAGACCGAAATCCTGAAACAGGCGGCGTATTCCTGA
- a CDS encoding cell division protein ZapA, which produces MKRLKIKFFDIEYFIKTDAEESYVQEIASYLEQKIKEISGQEGGAAVPRPVLLAMLKITDDYFKLLKDFKEFKESAEERSNRLVKILDNSLNDKETFGLDEGVLREGLGREELEDSYKYR; this is translated from the coding sequence TTGAAGCGTCTTAAAATAAAGTTTTTCGACATCGAGTATTTCATTAAAACAGATGCCGAAGAGAGTTACGTTCAGGAGATAGCTTCTTATCTCGAACAGAAGATAAAGGAAATCTCCGGCCAGGAGGGCGGCGCCGCCGTGCCCAGGCCGGTTTTGCTTGCCATGCTGAAGATTACAGACGATTACTTCAAGCTACTGAAGGACTTCAAGGAATTTAAAGAAAGTGCAGAAGAGAGATCTAACAGATTGGTCAAAATATTGGATAACTCCCTCAACGATAAAGAAACATTCGGTTTGGACGAAGGCGTTCTTAGAGAAGGGCTCGGAAGAGAAGAGCTGGAAGACTCGTATAAATACAGATGA
- a CDS encoding 5-formyltetrahydrofolate cyclo-ligase: MNSRREDLALKSGSIFRRLAALECYRAAARVALYFPVRNEVDTSAIFSDVIASGKEAYFPVARQGNLVFRRVSDLSGLSPGAYGIPEPPASAPAADVSGLDLVLVPGVAFDVSGNRIGYGKGYYDRALSSVPRGKRIALAYGFQVLKSVPLGEHDLGCGMVITESGVFIARE; this comes from the coding sequence ATAAACAGCCGCCGTGAAGACCTCGCGCTCAAAAGCGGGTCCATATTCCGGAGGCTCGCCGCACTCGAATGCTACAGGGCAGCGGCCCGCGTAGCCCTTTATTTTCCAGTCAGAAACGAAGTCGATACATCCGCAATTTTCAGCGACGTAATCGCCTCCGGCAAGGAGGCTTATTTCCCCGTAGCCCGGCAAGGTAATCTCGTATTCCGGAGGGTGAGCGATTTGTCCGGGCTCTCCCCCGGCGCTTACGGTATTCCCGAGCCGCCGGCCTCGGCCCCGGCGGCCGACGTCTCGGGGCTCGACCTCGTCCTCGTTCCCGGCGTGGCTTTCGACGTTTCGGGAAACAGAATCGGCTACGGGAAGGGATATTACGACCGCGCGTTGTCCTCGGTCCCGCGCGGAAAGAGAATTGCCCTCGCGTACGGCTTTCAGGTGCTGAAATCCGTACCCCTGGGGGAGCATGACCTTGGCTGCGGTATGGTAATAACGGAGTCGGGGGTGTTTATTGCAAGAGAATAA
- the rny gene encoding ribonuclease Y, whose amino-acid sequence MSAWIIAAVFAAVAFVLGFLLHHLYRQMELKKKIGLKKDEAEIIIENARKEAEKVRIQGELKAKEIVEKKTSEIEFEVREKQKELFKAEKRIQKREEVLDKKYEAVEKRESETARKERDLISRDEALSDKQKELDSVIDEARKKIEDIAGMTQEAAKNELVNIIEDEARHEAARKLKQIEEQLNEDAERRAKDIIALAIQKYSGEYTSEKTISVVNLPNDDMKGRIIGREGRNIRSIEARTGVDIIIDDTPETVVVSSLNPIRREIARISLEKLINDGRIHPARIEEIVSDVEKEVEREIQKAGEAALFDLGIPSMHPELVKLVGRLKYRTSYSQNILNHSIEVAFICGILAAEIGYDVKLAKRGGLLHDIGKAVDHEIEGSHVDIGEDLVRKYGEPKEIIEAVAMAHDPHPQLLLAILVQAADAISAARPGARRETYEAYVKRINDIESIAGSFRGVEKCYAIQAGREVRVIVESSKVNDEEGALLSHEIAKKIEREVAYPGQIKITVIREVRSTAFAS is encoded by the coding sequence ATGTCTGCATGGATAATAGCGGCCGTGTTCGCGGCCGTGGCTTTCGTGCTGGGTTTTTTGCTTCATCACCTTTACAGACAAATGGAACTTAAAAAGAAAATTGGTCTAAAAAAGGACGAAGCCGAAATCATCATCGAAAATGCCAGAAAGGAAGCGGAAAAGGTAAGGATTCAGGGTGAATTAAAAGCAAAGGAGATAGTAGAAAAGAAGACGTCGGAAATAGAGTTCGAGGTAAGGGAGAAACAAAAAGAGCTGTTCAAGGCCGAAAAAAGGATCCAGAAGCGTGAAGAGGTACTCGACAAGAAGTACGAAGCGGTAGAAAAAAGGGAATCCGAAACGGCACGAAAAGAACGTGACCTAATCTCCAGGGATGAGGCCCTTTCCGACAAGCAGAAGGAGCTCGATTCCGTAATAGACGAAGCAAGGAAGAAAATAGAAGACATAGCCGGCATGACGCAGGAGGCCGCGAAGAACGAGCTCGTAAACATCATAGAAGACGAGGCACGCCACGAGGCCGCCAGGAAATTAAAACAGATAGAAGAGCAGCTCAACGAGGACGCCGAGCGCAGGGCCAAGGACATAATCGCCCTCGCCATACAGAAATACTCCGGCGAGTACACGAGCGAAAAGACCATCTCCGTCGTAAACCTCCCGAACGACGACATGAAGGGGAGGATTATAGGCCGCGAGGGCAGGAACATAAGGTCGATAGAGGCGAGAACCGGGGTAGACATTATAATCGACGATACCCCCGAAACGGTGGTCGTCTCGTCGCTTAACCCCATAAGGCGGGAAATAGCGAGGATATCCCTCGAAAAGCTCATCAACGACGGCAGGATACACCCGGCCCGCATAGAAGAGATAGTCTCCGACGTCGAAAAGGAAGTCGAGCGCGAGATCCAGAAGGCCGGCGAGGCGGCGCTCTTCGACCTCGGCATCCCGTCGATGCATCCCGAGCTCGTAAAGCTCGTCGGAAGGCTCAAGTACAGGACGAGCTACTCCCAGAACATACTTAACCACTCCATAGAGGTCGCGTTCATTTGCGGCATACTCGCCGCCGAGATCGGGTACGACGTAAAGCTCGCCAAGAGGGGAGGGCTCCTTCACGACATCGGCAAGGCCGTAGACCACGAGATCGAGGGCTCCCACGTCGACATCGGCGAGGACCTCGTCCGGAAATACGGCGAGCCCAAGGAGATAATAGAGGCCGTCGCCATGGCGCACGACCCTCACCCGCAGCTCCTCCTCGCCATTCTCGTCCAGGCGGCGGACGCCATCTCGGCCGCCCGTCCCGGCGCGAGGAGGGAGACGTACGAAGCCTACGTCAAGCGTATCAACGACATCGAGAGCATCGCGGGCTCGTTCCGCGGCGTCGAGAAGTGCTACGCCATACAGGCGGGCCGCGAGGTCAGGGTGATAGTCGAAAGCTCCAAGGTCAACGACGAAGAGGGCGCGCTCCTCTCGCACGAGATAGCGAAGAAGATAGAGCGCGAGGTCGCCTACCCGGGCCAGATAAAGATAACGGTAATAAGGGAAGTGAGGTCCACGGCCTTCGCGAGCTAA